One window of Triticum dicoccoides isolate Atlit2015 ecotype Zavitan chromosome 5A, WEW_v2.0, whole genome shotgun sequence genomic DNA carries:
- the LOC119298834 gene encoding PI-PLC X domain-containing protein At5g67130-like — protein MGGTFTAAAAAAALVLVMAGLFGAATANIGDKCSTSADCGAGQWCFDCEPELAGSHCVRSAATNPFQLVNNSLPFNKYAYLTTHNSFAIVGEPSHTGIPRITFDNQEDTVTDQLNNGVRALMLDTYDFKGDVWLCHSSGGKCNDFTAFEPALDTFKEIEAFLSANPSEIVTLILEDYVNAPNGLTNVFNASGLQKYWFPVSKMPQNGQDWPLVSDMVTSNQRLLVFTSARSKQVTEGIAYQWNFMVENNYGDDGMDAGECSNRAESAPLNDKTKSLVLMNYFPSVPVKLTACLQHNKGLTDMASTCYSAAGNRWANFIAVDYYKRSEGGGAFQATDLLNGMLLCGCQDVKACQQGSSVVCSA, from the exons ATGGGAGGCACCTttacggcagcagcagcggcggcggcactgGTTCTAGTCATGGCTGGCCTTTTTGGTGCTGCAACTGCCAAT ATAGGCGACAAGTGCTCGACGAGTGCGGACTGCGGCGCGGGGCAGTGGTGCTTCGACTGCGAGCCGGAGCTCGCCGGCTCCCACTGCGTCCGCTCCGCCGCCACCAACCCCTTCCAACTTGTT AATAACTCGTTGCCATTCAACAAGTATGCCTATCTCACGACACACAATTCATTCGCGATTGTTGGGGAACCGTCGCACACCGGAATTCCACGCATCACCTTCGACAACCAGGAGGATACAGTCACCGATCAGTTGAAT AATGGTGTCCGCGCGCTAATGCTTGACACATATGACTTCAAAGGAGATGTATGGTTGTGCCATTCCAGTGGAGGCAAATGCAACGATTTTACTGCATTT GAACCAGCACTGGACACATTCAAGGAAATTGAGGCATTTCTTTCTGCCAACCCATCTGAAATCGTTACATTGATCCTGGAAGACTATGTTAACGCGCCAAATGGCCTGACGAACGTGTTCAATGCCTCTGGCCTGCAAAAGTACTGGTTTCCGGTTTCGAAAATGCCGCAGAATGGTCAGGACTGGCCTCTTGTCAGTGATATGGTCACAAGCAACCAGCGTCTCCTTGTGTTCACCTCtgccagatcgaagcaagtcacagAAGGAATCGCATACCAGTGGAATTTCATGGTTGAGAACAATT ATGGCGACGATGGAATGGATGCTGGCGAATGCTCGAACCGTGCAGAGTCCGCGCCGCTCAACGACAAGACCAAGTCACTGGTCCTCATGAACTACTTTCCGTCTGTCCCTGTGAAGCTGACTGCATGTTTGCAGCACAACAAGGGCCTCACTGACATGGCTAGTACATGCTACAGCGCAGCCGGAAATCGATGGGCTAATTTCATCGCAGTTGACTACTACAAG AGAAGCGAGGGAGGGGGCGCATTCCAAGCCACCGATCTGCTCAACGGCATGCTCCTGTGTGGATGCCAGGACGTCAAGGCTTGCCAG CAAGGATCTAGTGTAGTATGCTCTGCCTGA